Proteins co-encoded in one Phragmitibacter flavus genomic window:
- a CDS encoding Gfo/Idh/MocA family protein, whose amino-acid sequence MNPQPPPTAPSLNRRSFIQQSGRAITASALAGVALPHVHAAGNDTIQLALIGCGGRGSGAVANALDAPGGRTKMVAMADLYQDRLERSHQALADKYGDRVDVPYDRQFIGFDAFKNAIDSLRPGSGDIALLTGYAGFRPQQLEYAVERGVNVFMEKSFATDPVGVRRVMAAAEAADKKGIKIAAGLMCRHSPNREELIRRLRGGELGDLLYTRAYRMGPVGNLGPKPEDKSEMEWQVRNFTKFYWVSGGLWAEMDIHQVDELCWLHDALPVSAQGVCGRAANSQDRSQNLDSFNVEWTFPNGTRAMHTVRYLPKTLSHFATYVHGSKKAAQFSGNTHAADVEIYKNQNTTRDNIESKAPKEQNSVWQNQWNDYLDAIQNDKPFNQAKRAAQSNLAAIMGRAAMHMGRVITWDEAMASPFQWFPGIDNLSIEGAPPVLPDEKGNYPVPVPGQWTEI is encoded by the coding sequence CATTGGCTGGGGTGGCGTTGCCGCATGTCCACGCTGCTGGCAATGACACCATTCAACTTGCCTTGATCGGGTGTGGTGGACGCGGCAGCGGCGCGGTGGCGAATGCTTTGGATGCTCCCGGTGGACGCACCAAAATGGTCGCCATGGCGGACCTTTACCAGGATCGCCTTGAACGTTCCCATCAAGCCCTGGCGGACAAATATGGGGATCGCGTCGACGTGCCTTATGATCGGCAGTTCATCGGGTTTGATGCTTTTAAGAACGCCATTGATTCATTGCGTCCGGGTTCGGGCGACATCGCGCTGCTCACCGGATATGCGGGATTCCGTCCGCAGCAGCTTGAATACGCCGTGGAGCGCGGGGTGAACGTGTTCATGGAAAAATCGTTTGCGACCGATCCGGTCGGAGTGCGTCGCGTGATGGCGGCGGCGGAAGCTGCGGACAAAAAGGGGATCAAAATTGCGGCGGGATTGATGTGTCGTCATTCACCCAATCGCGAGGAGCTCATCCGGCGCCTGCGAGGGGGTGAATTGGGCGATCTTCTTTACACCCGGGCGTATCGCATGGGACCCGTCGGCAATCTCGGACCCAAGCCCGAAGACAAAAGCGAGATGGAGTGGCAGGTGCGCAACTTCACCAAATTTTACTGGGTGAGCGGCGGTCTATGGGCGGAGATGGACATCCATCAGGTGGACGAACTTTGCTGGTTGCATGATGCGCTGCCGGTTTCGGCCCAAGGAGTGTGTGGGCGTGCGGCCAACAGTCAGGATCGCAGTCAGAATCTCGATTCCTTCAACGTGGAGTGGACCTTCCCGAACGGAACCCGGGCCATGCACACGGTGCGTTATCTGCCCAAGACGCTGAGTCATTTTGCCACTTATGTTCATGGCAGCAAGAAGGCGGCCCAGTTCTCGGGCAATACTCACGCGGCCGATGTGGAAATTTACAAAAATCAAAACACCACTCGCGACAACATCGAATCGAAGGCACCCAAAGAGCAAAACTCGGTCTGGCAAAACCAGTGGAATGATTATCTGGACGCCATCCAAAATGACAAACCCTTCAATCAGGCCAAACGTGCGGCGCAATCGAATCTCGCTGCGATCATGGGGCGGGCGGCGATGCACATGGGCCGGGTGATCACTTGGGACGAAGCCATGGCTTCCCCTTTTCAATGGTTTCCCGGTATCGACAATCTTTCCATCGAAGGGGCACCCCCGGTTTTGCCGGATGAGAAGGGGAACTATCCCGTTCCCGTTCCCGGGCAATGGACAGAGATTTAA
- a CDS encoding FTR1 family iron permease — protein MSQFFFAVSLALLTFATALLPQSAKADAIDDTAALQRVIDEALLDLHGERWTPDSLTKLDTQRQAFRQQLQSAEAQAIWDQTLPTDPGQQLGNLQARLQHVAALEMLHYQQKGDVQAAREWRSIIKLPKYASSVEGAMALQRLGGEKKHQYEVSRLLAREYLLWQITRAREKSDAFNRLAEEQRATPTLVNARASEIQALSQFPASLLQLALPDFQAKTPDLANFEKVLGAPAAQLPPTIGEWRLALESQYPNLLSPEDIQRRENIVLKLLRLIPMEYQSGVRDGEIVIPIEYREAKTFTIQCQQIINELMPVWRQSKGEALQQHGPKLLDSLGDLERLISKKESQKQIESQIKLVSNTLQDDFGLALKRFGSASDIVAEAALEIRSLLGQSLAAAQAGQWRKAETHRLDAYVNFDLELEARAMPRDPNLALSAEKTFLDGSNGKPGIKAALDSRLSGDELTASYQRSFDAIEETVALLKVGLSPGAATLSAVLIVLREGLEAVVILAALLAGLRGPENAGIRRQVGIGAWLALAASAALFVLSRQLLAGLSKYGETLEAVISIIAVIILLMVTNWVFHKYYWTGWNAKLRELSKAAQRQKGTGFEHLALVGVGFTTIFREGFETTLFMQSLILEAGLPAVLKGLAIGGTAITILGFAVFYIGAKMPYRKMLVYTGMLVVLVLFTFIGSTTRIMQTVGWLPVHPIPGFSLPNWTGVWLGIYPTWEGIIAPFLAFAYVGGAWLWVKLSSLKAQKDTPATVTDSSRPKPVAVR, from the coding sequence ATGAGTCAATTTTTCTTCGCGGTCTCGCTGGCGCTGCTGACCTTCGCCACCGCTCTTCTTCCTCAATCGGCCAAGGCCGATGCCATCGACGACACTGCCGCCCTCCAGCGTGTTATCGACGAAGCGCTTCTCGATCTCCACGGCGAACGCTGGACGCCTGACTCCCTCACCAAGCTCGACACCCAGCGCCAGGCCTTCCGTCAGCAACTTCAGTCTGCTGAAGCCCAAGCCATTTGGGATCAAACCCTTCCGACCGATCCCGGTCAGCAACTTGGCAATCTCCAGGCCCGGCTCCAGCATGTCGCCGCGCTCGAAATGCTGCATTATCAGCAAAAGGGCGACGTTCAAGCCGCCCGCGAATGGCGCTCGATCATCAAACTTCCCAAATACGCCAGCTCCGTCGAGGGTGCCATGGCCCTGCAACGTCTCGGCGGTGAAAAGAAACACCAATACGAAGTGAGCCGCCTGCTCGCCCGCGAATACCTGCTCTGGCAGATCACCCGCGCCCGTGAAAAGTCCGACGCCTTCAACCGCCTCGCCGAAGAACAACGCGCCACCCCCACCCTCGTCAACGCCCGCGCCAGCGAAATCCAGGCCCTCTCGCAGTTTCCCGCGTCCCTGCTGCAACTCGCCCTTCCCGACTTCCAGGCCAAAACGCCCGACCTCGCCAACTTCGAAAAAGTCCTGGGCGCTCCCGCCGCCCAACTCCCTCCGACCATCGGTGAATGGCGGCTCGCGCTCGAATCGCAATACCCCAACCTGCTCAGCCCTGAGGACATCCAGCGCCGCGAAAATATCGTGCTCAAACTGCTGCGCCTTATCCCGATGGAATATCAGTCCGGGGTTCGCGATGGCGAAATCGTCATTCCCATCGAATACCGCGAAGCCAAAACCTTCACCATCCAGTGCCAGCAAATCATCAACGAGCTGATGCCTGTCTGGCGTCAGTCCAAAGGCGAGGCCCTCCAGCAACACGGACCCAAGCTGCTCGACTCGCTCGGCGACCTCGAACGCCTCATCAGCAAAAAAGAATCGCAAAAACAGATCGAGTCCCAGATCAAACTCGTCTCCAACACGCTTCAAGACGACTTCGGCCTCGCCCTCAAACGTTTCGGAAGTGCCTCCGACATCGTCGCCGAAGCCGCCCTCGAAATTCGATCCCTGCTTGGTCAATCCCTCGCCGCCGCCCAGGCCGGACAATGGCGCAAAGCGGAAACCCACCGCCTCGACGCTTATGTGAACTTCGACCTCGAACTCGAAGCCCGCGCCATGCCGCGCGATCCCAATCTCGCGCTCTCCGCTGAAAAGACCTTCCTTGATGGCAGCAACGGCAAACCCGGCATCAAAGCCGCCCTCGACTCCCGCCTATCCGGTGATGAACTGACCGCTTCCTACCAACGTTCCTTCGACGCCATTGAAGAAACCGTTGCCCTTCTGAAAGTCGGCCTTTCCCCCGGTGCCGCCACGCTCAGCGCCGTGCTGATCGTCCTTCGCGAAGGCCTCGAAGCCGTGGTCATTCTCGCCGCATTGCTCGCTGGATTGCGCGGACCCGAAAACGCCGGGATCCGCCGGCAGGTGGGCATCGGTGCCTGGCTCGCTCTCGCCGCTTCCGCCGCTCTTTTTGTCCTTTCCCGTCAACTCCTCGCCGGACTCTCCAAATACGGCGAAACCCTCGAAGCGGTCATCTCGATCATCGCCGTCATCATCCTGCTCATGGTCACCAACTGGGTGTTCCACAAGTATTACTGGACCGGCTGGAACGCCAAATTGCGCGAACTCAGCAAAGCCGCGCAACGTCAGAAAGGCACCGGCTTCGAACACCTCGCCCTGGTCGGTGTTGGTTTCACCACCATCTTCCGTGAAGGATTTGAAACCACCCTGTTCATGCAATCGCTTATCCTCGAAGCCGGCCTTCCTGCTGTCTTGAAAGGACTCGCCATCGGCGGCACCGCCATCACCATCCTCGGCTTCGCCGTGTTCTACATCGGTGCCAAAATGCCCTACCGCAAAATGCTCGTCTACACCGGCATGCTGGTGGTGCTGGTGCTGTTCACCTTCATCGGCTCCACCACCCGTATTATGCAAACGGTTGGCTGGCTCCCCGTCCATCCGATCCCCGGCTTCAGCCTCCCCAACTGGACCGGCGTCTGGCTCGGCATCTACCCCACCTGGGAAGGCATTATCGCCCCCTTCCTCGCCTTCGCGTATGTCGGTGGGGCATGGCTATGGGTGAAGTTGAGTTCCCTCAAGGCTCAAAAGGACACGCCAGCCACCGTCACCGATTCAAGCCGACCGAAACCGGTAGCGGTCCGGTAA
- a CDS encoding lactonase family protein, whose amino-acid sequence MKSWLPILWVTCLTFITSLSPSFAGSTVLYVSEAGDKRIAVYSLDQATGELTRKGDTTLPGSPGSLAISADRRHLYAAVRSERQLATLPVDPTTGQLGEPVITPPGINPVYVHIDKTGSWVLTASYGEGAAAISRIQDGIIVGAPVVTLETGKKAHSIQTDPSNRFAFVPHAGELNKVEQLRFDPVTGKFESNTPPYLPGGPGHGPRHMQFHPNGRWVYLVNEQGKSVTHCDFDPDKGTLTQRQTVPTVPPDWDQTQGSCADIHVSADGRFVYASTRGHDSLATYSVHQETGELSSLGQTPTEKTPRSFCLVPGPAGSGESYVVSAGEGSDALIVFKRDIATGKLTPLKTYPCGKGPAWVMAVVFE is encoded by the coding sequence ATGAAATCTTGGCTGCCAATCCTGTGGGTCACCTGTCTCACCTTCATCACCAGCCTCAGCCCCAGCTTCGCAGGCTCCACCGTGCTCTATGTCTCCGAAGCAGGTGATAAACGCATCGCTGTCTACTCTTTGGACCAGGCAACCGGTGAACTCACCCGCAAAGGCGACACCACCCTCCCTGGCTCCCCCGGCAGCCTTGCCATCAGCGCTGATCGCCGCCATCTCTATGCCGCCGTCAGATCAGAACGCCAGCTCGCCACCCTCCCGGTCGACCCCACCACCGGACAACTTGGCGAACCTGTGATCACCCCACCCGGCATCAATCCCGTCTATGTGCACATCGATAAAACCGGCTCCTGGGTCCTCACCGCCTCCTACGGCGAAGGCGCTGCCGCCATCTCCCGCATTCAAGACGGCATCATTGTCGGCGCACCGGTCGTCACTCTTGAAACCGGCAAGAAAGCCCACAGCATTCAAACCGATCCCAGCAACCGCTTCGCTTTTGTCCCCCACGCCGGTGAACTGAACAAAGTCGAACAACTGCGCTTCGATCCCGTTACCGGCAAATTCGAATCCAACACTCCACCCTACCTCCCCGGCGGGCCTGGTCACGGTCCCCGCCACATGCAATTTCACCCCAACGGACGCTGGGTCTACCTCGTCAACGAACAGGGCAAAAGCGTTACGCACTGCGATTTCGATCCCGATAAAGGCACACTCACCCAGCGCCAAACCGTGCCCACCGTTCCACCCGATTGGGACCAAACCCAGGGCAGTTGTGCCGACATCCATGTCAGCGCCGACGGTCGATTTGTCTATGCCTCCACCCGCGGTCACGACAGTCTCGCCACCTACTCAGTGCATCAAGAGACCGGAGAACTCTCCTCCCTCGGCCAAACCCCCACGGAAAAAACGCCGCGCTCCTTCTGTCTCGTCCCCGGCCCCGCTGGCAGCGGCGAATCCTATGTCGTGTCCGCAGGCGAAGGATCAGACGCCCTCATCGTGTTTAAGCGCGACATCGCCACCGGCAAACTCACGCCCCTAAAAACCTACCCCTGCGGCAAAGGCCCCGCCTGGGTGATGGCCGTAGTGTTCGAGTAA
- a CDS encoding helix-turn-helix transcriptional regulator has product MKKVNLKTTDDAVEILHRRLIAGKPERQAELEKIRADDAVARKIYDLRTKAGLSQRAFAKLVGTTASVICRLEDADYEGHSLAMLNRIAAALDKRVEIRFVPLHRKAAAV; this is encoded by the coding sequence ATGAAAAAGGTAAATCTAAAAACGACCGATGATGCTGTTGAAATCCTGCATCGTCGCCTGATTGCAGGAAAGCCTGAGAGGCAAGCGGAACTTGAGAAAATTCGGGCTGATGATGCGGTTGCCCGGAAAATTTATGATCTGCGAACCAAAGCCGGTCTGTCACAGAGGGCGTTTGCCAAGCTGGTAGGCACGACGGCTTCCGTGATTTGCCGTCTTGAAGATGCCGACTATGAAGGGCATTCCCTCGCCATGCTTAACCGGATTGCCGCTGCACTCGATAAACGGGTGGAGATTCGGTTTGTGCCTTTGCACCGTAAGGCAGCTGCAGTTTGA
- a CDS encoding type II toxin-antitoxin system RelE/ParE family toxin, producing MPQTKVVFYKEKDGTVPVLEWLDHIPIKAQLKCLAKIERLKQEGHALRRPEADLLRDKIHELRASLQGVHYRLLYFFHGNTAAVISHGIVKEDRVPPVEITRAIARLRNFELNPKMHTFEE from the coding sequence GTGCCACAGACGAAAGTTGTTTTTTATAAGGAAAAAGACGGAACCGTTCCTGTGCTGGAATGGCTGGATCACATTCCCATCAAAGCTCAGCTGAAGTGTCTGGCCAAAATTGAACGCCTGAAGCAGGAAGGGCATGCGCTGCGAAGGCCGGAAGCCGATTTGCTCAGGGACAAGATTCACGAATTGAGGGCAAGTCTTCAAGGGGTGCATTATCGCCTTCTGTATTTCTTCCATGGGAACACGGCCGCAGTGATTTCACATGGAATCGTGAAAGAAGATCGGGTTCCACCTGTGGAGATTACCCGCGCCATAGCGCGCCTGAGAAATTTTGAACTAAACCCAAAAATGCACACATTTGAGGAGTAA